One segment of Candidatus Woesearchaeota archaeon DNA contains the following:
- the gap gene encoding type I glyceraldehyde-3-phosphate dehydrogenase, translating to MVRIAINGFGRIGRMFYRATMNDPEIEIVAVNDLTDNKTLAYLLKYDSVHGTLKEQVDYDEDSLIVAGKSFKVFAEKDPVNLPWKDLNIDVVVESTGFFRTKELASKHLEAGAKKVMISAPAKGDVRTFVKGVNEHDYSGEEIVSNASCTTNCLAPMVKVLDDNFGIERGMMTTVHSFTADQRIVDGPHKDLRRARAASQNIVPTTTGAAIAVTQVLPHLKGKLDGMAIRVPTPDGSITDFTCELKQEVTKEQINELFRNVAKNHLKDVLEYVEEPIVSTDIIGNTHSVIFDALSTIVLEGKFVKVVGWYDNEWGYSNRMADMAKIISK from the coding sequence ATGGTAAGAATTGCTATCAATGGCTTTGGCAGAATAGGAAGAATGTTTTATAGAGCAACAATGAATGATCCTGAAATAGAAATAGTTGCGGTAAATGATCTTACGGATAATAAAACTCTTGCTTACCTTTTAAAATATGATTCTGTACACGGAACATTAAAAGAACAAGTAGACTATGATGAGGATTCTTTAATAGTTGCAGGAAAATCATTTAAGGTATTTGCAGAAAAAGATCCTGTAAACTTGCCTTGGAAAGATCTAAATATAGATGTAGTAGTTGAAAGTACAGGTTTTTTTAGAACAAAAGAACTTGCATCAAAACATTTAGAAGCTGGGGCAAAAAAAGTAATGATTAGTGCGCCTGCAAAAGGAGATGTTCGAACTTTTGTTAAAGGGGTAAATGAACATGATTATAGTGGAGAAGAAATAGTTTCTAATGCTTCTTGCACTACTAATTGCTTAGCGCCAATGGTGAAGGTTTTGGATGATAATTTTGGAATAGAAAGGGGAATGATGACCACAGTTCATAGTTTTACAGCAGACCAAAGGATTGTAGATGGTCCTCATAAAGATTTGAGGCGGGCTAGAGCTGCTTCACAGAACATAGTTCCTACAACTACGGGAGCAGCAATTGCTGTAACGCAAGTGCTTCCACACTTAAAAGGAAAACTTGACGGGATGGCTATTCGTGTGCCTACTCCTGATGGTTCTATTACTGATTTTACTTGTGAATTAAAACAAGAGGTTACAAAGGAGCAAATAAATGAACTATTTAGAAATGTTGCAAAAAATCATCTAAAAGACGTTCTTGAATATGTAGAGGAACCAATAGTTAGTACTGATATAATAGGTAATACGCATTCAGTTATTTTTGATGCTTTAAGCACAATAGTTTTAGAAGGCAAATTTGTAAAAGTAGTTGGTTGGTACGATAATGAGTGGGGATACAGTAATAGAATGGCAGATATGGCTAAGATAATAAGCAAATAA